The nucleotide window CGGGGACTTTTACACGTATGAAACTTGGGGTGGTGGACATGGGCGTCGAGAAGGTTCCAAAGTACGATATCCCCGTTAAAAAAGTAGAATTTGTCTTCGTGGAGCTCGACAAGATGAAGCCCCATGAGCAACTCGTCCAGAGGGAGCTCGAAGACTTCATAGAGAGCGTCACGGGTTCAGGAATATTCTGGAAGCCGATGCTGCTCGCAAAGATTCCGGGAACCGACGAGTACCTTATAGTCGATGGACACCACAGGTGGGCGGGCTTGCAGAAGTTGGGAGCGAAGAGGGCCCCCTCCGTGATACTCGACTACTTTGATGAGGGCGTCAAGGTGTACACGTGGTACCCAGCCTTCAGGGGCGATCTTGAGAAGGTCATCGAGAAGCTGAAGGCAGAAGGTCTTGATGTCGTTGAGGACCCTGAGGCCGAAGAGAAGGCCGAGCGCGGAGAGA belongs to Pyrococcus yayanosii CH1 and includes:
- the serK gene encoding L-serine kinase SerK; its protein translation is MGVEKVPKYDIPVKKVEFVFVELDKMKPHEQLVQRELEDFIESVTGSGIFWKPMLLAKIPGTDEYLIVDGHHRWAGLQKLGAKRAPSVILDYFDEGVKVYTWYPAFRGDLEKVIEKLKAEGLDVVEDPEAEEKAERGEIAFALVGKRSFAIPGGLEEQKKVSKVLDEMDQAGEVELVYYGLKEDAKADMAKGEIDYVFIRKAPTKEEVMELVKRGEVFSPKTTRHVLPFIPDKIDVKLEDLF